The Sander vitreus isolate 19-12246 chromosome 10, sanVit1, whole genome shotgun sequence genome contains the following window.
GTCAACCTGGCTGGATAAATTATGTTTATCAGTTGTTCTTTTTTACAGTGACATCCCCAGTAGCTCTTCTTGCTAGTTTTGACAATGAATTACTTCATGCGGCTGGCTCAGAACCAGCTGGCCCACAGTCTCACCTGTACAGCATCCTTGGTGAGAATAAAGGGTTTCATGGGAGGCCTGACTGGCTGAGGTGGCTGCTTGGCAGCACCCTGCTTCAGACCATCTATCTTCTTGAGTATCTCCACCTCCTGGTCAATGCTTTCTATTTCATCCAGACACACAGTGATCCATTTCCGAACATTCAGAAGGTAAAAATCTCTGCTGACTTCATCGTCGGCCTGTCCACTGTCCACAGCTCTCCGTACATCTGACAGTCTGGCTTCCAGCTCCTTCTTCTGACGGTATCGCTCGATCTTAGCTTGTCTCTGTGCTGCCATGGAAACCAAGTCTGATGGGCAGGGGACTGACTGGAACAAGAAGCATACATCATAATTTAGAGTCACCGATTCATTTTCAAACTATGCTGTAAGTTACACTTACTTACGTGGTCAACacggacaaataaaggccgGCGAAAAATTTGTGTGGATAATCTCCTAAGTGCCTTTCATATaatattaaagtaaaaaataaaattcaagttCATTGTAATGTACATTTCTACCAACTTAATTGAACAGATTCAACAATATATTCATGCTTTTtttcacactttgtttttctgaatTACTCATGTAAAGTATTATTGTTCTACCGGTATTTTAGTCAATGCGGCTGTATGCGTTACTCAGCCAAGTGTAGTTTGTAGTAACGTACAAGTGCCAAAGCACAGGGGAgatactttgtttctctcactatgactctagagtcgctactcgctctgaagctaccggtaatcaccgtcactctcttactctaacacacactccccacacacgcggctcgacgcacacaccagcgcaaaagtataaacatcagaccacttacgtaggctacggtgaaataTCCAAACTTCCTGTTGAAagcatactgtttgtgtttaatccagggtctgacttttaataaaaaaaaactgttgtggcagtgtgtttttcttctgaaaacatcatTGCATGCCTATTGACtgatacactgccctctggtggacagaacatatacgAAGTTGGATACCAATATAagtcttactgaaggcatttaatggtcaaaattagagatgcaccgatagaccggccggtgaccggaattggccggttttcacgtgctcggccatgaccggcgaccggcaggtcagtctgacatatgccgatttcatgccggtcaatgctacaattaactgacaacataagttatacgcgttacagttttcaaggacgcacgcacacacggacgcgacagcacagtctccgtgtgtcgcgcgtgcgtgtccgcgctattcttgcacatgtagggaacctcgtgaattaacctgcaacatgtcaggtgtttggaaattcttcagcgtgtgtgcagaagataacaagtttgcaatatggaaggaaaaagtagggcgtggagggacgacaccaaaaaccaaaatcacattttttttttttgggatatcggatgtgaaaagaaggaaattgttctaacattgcactttagatgtgtgtgaatttcccacaccaggagtaatttatatagttctattttatagtgatccattatctgttcaaaaatttttctatgttctgtgcaaaatgttctattaaagaaaagacagaaaataaatatttgtgtgtgctgtaaagtggttagaaaaaattaaatcggaatcggctaaaatcggtatcggctggcctaactcaaagaaaatcggaatcggcctagaaaattgtaattgtCTCTTGtcaaaatattaacaaatattcgaatattaataaacaaacgaaCTTCGAATATGATTTTTGGACAAAAGTCAAAGtcctaatataaatatatatttcaatgAAATGAGAATGATACAAAAATTACCATttcctccaatatcgtgaatcagtcaaaataatcgcaattaaatattttcctcatatcgtgcagccctagcaaCTACCATTGAAACTACTGATGCAAACCATTAATACTGCTTCTGGTTCATTCAAACTGATCAGTTAACTTTATGTTATACAGATTCTACATTTTGACACTTAACGTTATGCATTTAATTTaacgttactcgttactgttgAAAAACGTAGCAACCTGCAAGTATGGTACATTTGAACATACACATCACTTCTCTTAAGAAGCAATTTACCACTTACCTTGGCTGTTAAGTTTCCATTTTTTGATTCTTCGTCAGGACTTGTGCTTTCATTTGTCGAATTTGGCAGTTCAAACTGTGATGTGTTATACTCTTTACACCTCTTCAAAAAATCCATAAAGTAAGCCCGGGCTGTTTGGACTATCTCTAGTCGTTTGTCTCGGCTGGTCTGCTTCATGGTCAGAGCTCCTACtagagcaggcagcagcaggtaTTTCAGGTCGGCCGTGGCTATCTCCTCAAGCTCTTCATTGCGGCTAAACAGGTCGAGCTGGGCCACCATTCTAGACGCTTCTTCCAACATACTGATACCACGTTTAACTTTGACCTGGATACTGGTAGAGCCAAGTGGTTCGTTTGCAATGTCTACCTCCTCAAATATCTTCCACCCACGATCTAGCAAGTCACATAATTTAGAAGGCTCTGCAATTGAAACATCGTTGGTGTTTTCACATTCCGCCATTTTgtcatatcatcatcatcatcatcatcatcattcttcttcttcttcttcttcttcttcttcttcttcttcttcgggATTTTACGGCAGCCAGCATCCAAAAAGTTGCATTGCTGCCATCTATGGAACTAGAACCGTAGTGCAGTATATCCTGTTATACAGCCCAGTGACTatcaaacattttaacaaacaaCGTTTTCCCCTCCGGCTTGACCCTACTTCTAAAATACTTTTCAGAGATACTTCTTCCAAACCAATTTCTCGTAATTCTCTGAGCAGATCTTGTCTTTGTCGGTCATAATTTCTAcaagaaatcaaaacatgatgCACTGTCTCAGGTTCCTGACATGAACACAAGCCACTCTGGTGTTTTCCTAAAAGAAATAAAGTGCTGTTCAGCAACGTGTGATCAATCCTCATTCTAGAAATAAAAACCTCT
Protein-coding sequences here:
- the igbp1 gene encoding immunoglobulin-binding protein 1; translation: MAECENTNDVSIAEPSKLCDLLDRGWKIFEEVDIANEPLGSTSIQVKVKRGISMLEEASRMVAQLDLFSRNEELEEIATADLKYLLLPALVGALTMKQTSRDKRLEIVQTARAYFMDFLKRCKEYNTSQFELPNSTNESTSPDEESKNGNLTAKSVPCPSDLVSMAAQRQAKIERYRQKKELEARLSDVRRAVDSGQADDEVSRDFYLLNVRKWITVCLDEIESIDQEVEILKKIDGLKQGAAKQPPQPVRPPMKPFILTKDAVQAQVFGAGYPSLPTMTVDDWYEQRRNQGVLPDQAIPRKVTVEDTDAKEREEEDKEREAENDDESSLLKARNWDDWKDTNRRGYGNRHNMG